The Trypanosoma brucei gambiense DAL972 chromosome 10, complete sequence genome has a segment encoding these proteins:
- a CDS encoding dihydrolipoamide acetyltransferase precursor,putative codes for MFRRPVTQHIFPVCFARFLTVTPIPMPALSPTMEKGKISEWVKKVGDAVETGDTWCKVETDKAVVSYDNVSEDGFVARILVQVGEEATVGDAVCLIVDEASGVNSDEVKNWQAAGSSPAATQSKVQEVPSPTQAAPLPAGGKEAGGRVKASPLARKTPAELNVSLDTIEGTGGGVGRIVRKDVEAAASKREHAAPAAAPAAKPVVPVIATTPSTQNYTDIPVTNMRSTIAKRLTQSKNVEIPHYYLFEECCAENMMALVQQLNSKGDGKYKITLNDYIIKAVARANMLVPEANSSWQGDFIRQYRTVDVSVAVATPTGLITPIIKDAQARGLVDISNEMKVLAKKAREGTLQPHEFIGGTVSVSNLGASGIPGFTAIINPPQALIVAVGSAKPRPRMSLDPDTGKYTVGAEAEMFVRFTASFDHRVVDGAVASQWCKHFKDAVENPLSLLL; via the coding sequence ATGTTCCGCCGTCCCGTCACGCAACACATCTTTCCTGTGTGCTTTGCTCGTTTTCTGACAGTTACGCCGATCCCTATGCCAGCTCTCTCCCCAACCatggagaagggaaaaatatCTGAATGGGTCAAGAAGGTTGGAGACGCAGTTGAAACGGGCGATACATGGTGCAAGGTTGAAACAGACAAAGCCGTTGTTTCGTACGACAATGTGTCAGAGGACGGCTTTGTCGCCCGCATTCTTGTTCAAGTTGGGGAAGAGGCCACAGTCGGCGATGCGGTGTGCCTTATTGTGGATGAGGCGTCAGGTGTTAACTCAGATGAGGTGAAGAACTGGCAGGCCGCTGGCAGTTCCCCTGCGGCAACTCAGTCAAAGGTGCAGGAGGTTCCCTCACCCACACAAGCGGCGCCACTACCAGCCGGCGGAAAGGAGGCTGGTGGTCGTGTGAAGGCGTCTCCCCTGGCCCGAAAGACGCCGGCGGAGCTCAATGTATCACTCGACACCATCGAGGGCACTGGGGGAGGGGTGGGCCGAATCGTGAGGAAGGACGTTGAAGCTGCAGCGTCAAAGCGTGAACACGCTGCTCCCGCCGCCGCGCCTGCCGCTAAGCCCGTCGTGCCAGTAATAGCCACGACTCCATCAACCCAGAACTACACCGACATCCCCGTCACGAACATGCGGTCAACGATCGCCAAACGCCTTACACAATCAAAGAACGTGGAGATTCCGCATTACTACCTTTTCGAGGAGTGCTGCGCAGAGAATATGATGGCCCTGGTACAACAACTCAACTCCAAGGGTGACGGCAAGTATAAAATCACGCTTAATGATTATATCATCAAAGCAGTGGCGCGGGCGAATATGCTGGTTCCCGAGGCTAACAGCTCGTGGCAAGGGGACTTTATCCGTCAGTATCGCACCGTTGACGTGAGCGTTGCAGTCGCAACTCCCACAGGGCTCATCACCCCCATAATTAAGGATGCACAGGCACGTGGGTTGGTCGACATTTCGAACGAGATGAAGGTCCTTGCAAAAAAAGCCCGCGAGGGGACACTTCAGCCACACGAGTTCATTGGTGGAACAGTGTCTGTGTCCAACCTCGGAGCCAGCGGTATCCCCGGTTTCACAGCTATTATAAATCCCCCGCAGGCGCTCATCGTAGCTGTTGGCTCCGCCAAACCCCGCCCGCGTATGTCTTTAGATCCGGACACAGGAAAGTACACAGTTGGCGCGGAAGCTGAGATGTTTGTAAGGTTTACCGCATCATTTGACCACCGCGTGGTTGATGGTGCCGTTGCGTCTCAGTGGTGCAAACACTTCAAGGATGCGGTTGAGAACCCACTCTCGCTATTGCTGTAG